The proteins below are encoded in one region of Methanosarcina barkeri 3:
- a CDS encoding glycosidase, producing MIWKDHGELFVRYNRNPILTVDDWPYRAHSVFNPAAAIVDGMTLLLVRVEDHRGFSHFTIARSENGIDGWEIDPEPTFAPDPINYPEEIYGIEDPRITYIDEIKKWAVAYTAFSDSGPLTALAFTEDFRNYDRIGATMPPENKDAAVFPVRFNGKWAMLHRPVSSIAGAKANIWISFSPDMKYWGDHEVLLYAREGGWWDANKIGLSPQPIRVSDGWLIMYHGVRQTTAKASYRLGLALLDPEDPTKVLHRSEGWVFGPREMYERSGDVNDVVFPCGWVLVGDEIRIYYGSADTSVSLATANVRDVLKYIHECPEKQCPDEYCRWFEEDIEGSTDPKRGYLKLK from the coding sequence ATGATATGGAAAGACCATGGGGAGTTATTTGTAAGATACAATCGGAATCCTATATTAACCGTTGATGATTGGCCTTATAGGGCCCACTCAGTTTTTAACCCTGCAGCTGCTATAGTTGACGGTATGACCCTGTTACTGGTCAGGGTTGAAGATCACAGAGGCTTTTCTCACTTTACAATAGCAAGGAGTGAAAACGGAATTGATGGCTGGGAAATTGATCCTGAACCGACCTTTGCTCCGGATCCTATAAACTATCCTGAAGAGATATACGGTATCGAAGACCCGCGCATAACCTATATAGATGAGATAAAAAAATGGGCTGTGGCATATACAGCTTTTTCGGATTCAGGTCCCTTAACTGCACTTGCCTTTACCGAAGATTTCCGGAATTATGATCGAATAGGAGCTACTATGCCTCCTGAAAACAAGGACGCTGCAGTTTTTCCTGTAAGGTTTAATGGCAAATGGGCAATGTTACACAGACCTGTATCTAGTATTGCGGGTGCAAAAGCAAATATCTGGATTTCCTTTTCGCCTGATATGAAATACTGGGGAGATCATGAGGTTCTTCTGTATGCCAGAGAAGGTGGGTGGTGGGACGCGAATAAAATAGGCCTGTCCCCACAGCCAATCCGTGTATCTGATGGATGGTTAATTATGTACCATGGAGTACGTCAGACAACGGCTAAGGCAAGTTACCGGCTAGGACTTGCCCTTCTTGATCCTGAAGACCCTACAAAAGTGCTTCACAGATCTGAAGGCTGGGTTTTCGGGCCGCGTGAAATGTACGAACGCAGCGGAGACGTCAATGATGTTGTTTTCCCCTGCGGATGGGTCCTTGTGGGCGATGAAATTCGCATCTACTACGGGAGTGCAGATACTTCCGTGTCGTTAGCTACCGCAAATGTGCGAGATGTCCTGAAATATATTCACGAATGTCCTGAAAAACAATGCCCTGATGAGTACTGCAGGTGGTTTGAAGAGGATATAGAAGGTTCCACTGATCCGAAAAGAGGTTATTTAAAACTGAAATAA
- a CDS encoding glycosyltransferase → MSDFGGINIRIAMLSPIAWSTPPKKYGPWESIVSLLTEGLVKRGIDVTLFATADSHTAAKLHAVCPRPYEEDKDIIIKVYEGLHISEVFERAKEFDIIHNHFDYLPLTYSGLVNTPVVTTIHGISSRKILPVYKKYNNRTFYVSISDAYRCRDLDYIATVRHGIDIESFHFNEKPQDYLLFLSRLHKDKGVKEAIEVAKKTGRKLRIAGFIADQTYFEKEVQPFIDNKQIIYEGHIDPEFKKELLSNAYALLHMINYEEAFGIGVVEAMASGTPVIALNRGSMPELIRDGETGFLVNSIEEAAEAVQKLGSISRKACRESVEKRFSVDRMVDDYIKVYKTILEKCKREEERPWGFYEVLRQRPGYKVKSLTIFPQGEISLQRHFHRSEHWYIISGEGLVTKNTSHIRVLPGDSVDLPVNEVHRIKNIGGQNLVFIEISQGDYLGEDDIERLEDKYGRA, encoded by the coding sequence GTGAGTGATTTTGGGGGTATTAATATAAGAATTGCAATGTTGTCTCCGATTGCTTGGAGCACGCCACCTAAAAAGTATGGTCCCTGGGAATCTATTGTATCTTTATTAACTGAAGGATTGGTAAAAAGGGGTATTGACGTTACACTGTTTGCAACAGCAGATTCTCACACAGCGGCGAAACTTCATGCTGTTTGTCCCAGACCCTATGAAGAAGATAAGGATATAATAATAAAAGTGTATGAAGGACTGCATATATCAGAAGTTTTCGAGAGGGCAAAAGAGTTCGATATAATCCATAACCATTTCGATTATCTTCCTCTAACCTACAGTGGGCTTGTCAATACGCCTGTTGTAACAACAATCCATGGTATTTCTTCACGGAAGATTTTGCCTGTATATAAAAAGTACAATAATAGAACTTTTTACGTATCCATAAGTGATGCTTACCGCTGCCGCGATCTGGACTATATAGCAACTGTTCGGCACGGAATTGATATAGAAAGCTTCCACTTCAATGAAAAACCACAGGATTACTTACTCTTTCTATCACGACTGCATAAAGACAAAGGCGTAAAAGAGGCAATCGAAGTTGCAAAAAAGACAGGTAGAAAACTTAGAATTGCTGGTTTCATTGCGGACCAGACTTATTTTGAAAAAGAAGTTCAGCCCTTCATAGACAATAAACAGATCATTTATGAAGGACATATTGATCCTGAGTTTAAGAAGGAACTCCTGTCAAATGCCTATGCTTTGCTGCACATGATTAATTATGAAGAGGCTTTCGGAATTGGCGTAGTTGAAGCTATGGCCAGCGGTACACCGGTAATTGCATTGAACAGAGGTTCAATGCCTGAACTTATCCGGGATGGAGAGACTGGATTTCTCGTCAATAGCATTGAGGAAGCTGCCGAAGCTGTACAAAAACTTGGCTCCATATCCCGCAAAGCCTGCCGGGAAAGCGTGGAAAAACGCTTTTCGGTTGACAGGATGGTAGATGATTACATTAAAGTGTATAAGACCATCCTCGAAAAATGCAAACGTGAAGAAGAAAGGCCCTGGGGCTTTTATGAAGTTCTCAGGCAGAGGCCTGGATATAAGGTCAAAAGCCTCACTATCTTTCCTCAGGGTGAAATCTCACTCCAGCGCCATTTTCATAGAAGCGAGCACTGGTACATAATCAGTGGAGAGGGCCTTGTAACTAAAAATACAAGTCATATAAGGGTTCTTCCTGGAGATTCGGTCGATCTTCCTGTGAACGAGGTACATAGAATTAAGAATATAGGCGGTCAAAACCTTGTTTTTATCGAGATCTCACAGGGAGACTATCTTGGAGAAGATGATATTGAAAGACTTGAAGACAAATATGGGAGAGCTTAA
- a CDS encoding MBL fold metallo-hydrolase — translation MEITFLGTGVAIPQKNRVQSGVLVRLEEKPLLIDCGSGVLNRFPDAGVSHTEVDTVLLSHLHLDHVADLHPLIKANWLRGNTSMKIYGPEGTEEWFSKVIDAYEYLQEEVDVDIIELVPGKEFTPEEFDCEISCTAATHSVPTLAYRVTGEDGEFVYSADTEPSRDVMDLAAEADLLIHECSFPSGMKVTNHTTPSSLADILEEYNNEIGSICLTHFYPEMRGHEREAVHRLKEYFEGEVIIAEDLMKLEL, via the coding sequence ATGGAAATAACATTTCTTGGCACTGGAGTTGCGATCCCGCAAAAGAATAGAGTACAGTCCGGAGTGCTTGTGAGACTTGAGGAAAAGCCGTTACTTATCGATTGCGGAAGTGGCGTATTGAACAGGTTTCCTGATGCTGGTGTTTCCCATACTGAAGTGGACACGGTATTGCTTTCGCACCTTCACCTTGACCACGTGGCTGACCTGCATCCTCTCATTAAGGCAAACTGGCTCCGCGGAAACACGAGTATGAAGATCTACGGGCCTGAAGGAACCGAAGAGTGGTTTTCAAAAGTGATTGACGCTTATGAATATCTTCAGGAAGAAGTGGATGTAGATATTATTGAGCTCGTTCCGGGAAAAGAATTTACTCCCGAGGAATTCGACTGTGAGATTAGCTGTACGGCAGCCACACATAGTGTCCCAACTCTGGCTTACCGCGTGACTGGAGAAGATGGGGAATTCGTTTATTCCGCAGACACCGAACCCTCCAGGGATGTTATGGACCTTGCAGCCGAGGCCGATCTCCTGATCCATGAGTGCTCTTTTCCTTCAGGAATGAAAGTCACAAACCATACTACTCCCAGCTCACTTGCCGACATCCTGGAGGAGTATAATAACGAAATCGGAAGCATCTGCCTTACACATTTCTATCCGGAGATGAGGGGGCACGAAAGAGAAGCAGTGCACCGCCTGAAAGAGTATTTTGAAGGAGAAGTAATTATTGCCGAAGACCTCATGAAACTTGAATTATGA
- a CDS encoding PKD domain-containing protein has protein sequence MRSKIFSTLLAFAFLLLVTTVASAGQEIQITPYGERGLSPAIYDNKIAWLDKYINGSLHLRDLSTGKEIRITEDPWYSYLAVYNDKIVWGSGGQNIYLYNISTNNKTLLSIPESENQGVRDSLTIYGDKIVWRNRSGGYQDIYMYDLSTYNKIQITTNQSTKDPTIYGDKIVWQDDTSFGFGSASSGIYVYNLSTSNETRVTTNRSASSPKIHGDRIVYVEGNNIYLHNLSTSIETQITFNGSRKDQLAIYDDRIVWQDDRNGNWDIYVYDLSENREIQLTNDESDQLNPAIYGDKIVWEDYRDDKENKYYCSIYMYDFSAEPTMPFASFSANITSKSGNMPLTVLFTYNSTGGTPTSWYWDFGDSINSKHAQTATHTFKKPGTYDVSLTVTNFEGNSTLKKSNYITVTPPQAPIAEFFSPEVYHSDTYGGSVLTKTVSFVDNSTGSPTSWLWDFGDGNTSTEQNPTHVYDIGGRYTVNLTVKNAVGSNTTSKYGYVLVGLGDEPVGREYFSSSVTSGDAPLKVTFHGGAGYANDWSFGDGSQQGVGENQTVEHTYLEPGQYTVSLFEYNVGGTAAITKYHYITVTGLTRPYASFTSEKVSVPKSLTITFTDTSIGKPTSWYWSFGDGNSSTEQNPTHTYSAAGNYAVSLTASNENSTNSTFRVIDVFKTTGPFAYVTSGNNISVIDTATDKVVDIMEIGSGLTGLTVNSEGTRVYVTDSNNVSVIDTNISKVIATTKGLSSPYAIAIAPDGKKAYATNNTGAVFENGTVYVIDTDTNTVTNTVKVGSVPHGVAVSQDGAKVYVTNYYDISVIDTATNKVTSVFNAGQYPDGIAVSPDGTKVYVTNGGSDNVSVIDTGTNNVIATIPVGDNPVRVAVTPDGTKLYVTNHKGNTTSVINTTTNTVTATVPVDGPYGVSVTPDGKKVYVTNLGSDFSGKTVSVIDTATNTVIATVKVGSYPREVAVAPGGK, from the coding sequence ATGAGAAGTAAGATTTTTTCGACTTTGTTAGCTTTTGCTTTTTTGTTACTGGTCACAACAGTCGCATCAGCTGGACAGGAAATTCAAATTACACCGTATGGCGAGAGAGGTCTTAGTCCTGCTATCTATGACAATAAAATTGCATGGTTGGACAAGTACATCAATGGAAGTCTTCACCTGCGGGATTTGTCTACAGGCAAAGAGATACGGATAACTGAAGATCCATGGTACTCATATCTTGCTGTTTATAACGATAAGATAGTTTGGGGATCTGGAGGACAAAACATCTATTTGTACAATATATCTACAAACAATAAAACTTTACTTTCAATTCCTGAATCGGAAAATCAAGGAGTAAGGGATTCTTTAACTATCTACGGTGACAAAATCGTATGGAGAAATCGGAGTGGTGGGTATCAGGACATCTACATGTATGATCTTTCCACTTATAATAAAATTCAAATTACAACTAACCAATCAACCAAGGACCCTACTATCTACGGTGACAAGATAGTATGGCAGGACGATACTAGCTTTGGCTTTGGAAGTGCATCCAGTGGTATCTACGTGTATAATCTATCGACTTCCAATGAAACTCGAGTTACAACCAATAGATCAGCATCGAGCCCTAAAATCCATGGTGACAGGATTGTATACGTGGAAGGTAACAATATCTACTTGCATAATCTCTCAACTTCTATAGAGACTCAGATAACCTTCAACGGGTCACGAAAGGATCAACTTGCTATCTATGATGACAGGATAGTGTGGCAGGATGACCGCAATGGAAATTGGGATATATACGTATATGATCTTTCTGAAAATAGAGAAATTCAGCTTACCAATGATGAATCAGATCAACTTAACCCTGCTATTTACGGTGACAAAATAGTGTGGGAAGATTATCGTGATGATAAAGAAAACAAGTACTATTGCAGCATATACATGTACGATTTCTCAGCTGAACCTACAATGCCCTTTGCTTCTTTTTCTGCTAATATAACATCTAAATCCGGAAATATGCCGTTAACTGTATTATTTACTTATAATAGCACAGGTGGAACTCCTACATCCTGGTATTGGGATTTTGGAGATAGTATAAACTCAAAACATGCTCAAACCGCCACACACACATTCAAAAAACCTGGGACATATGATGTTAGTCTTACAGTAACCAATTTCGAAGGCAATAGTACGCTGAAGAAATCAAATTATATTACTGTCACTCCTCCACAAGCCCCTATTGCAGAATTCTTTTCTCCAGAAGTATATCATTCTGACACTTATGGAGGGTCAGTTCTCACAAAAACCGTATCATTTGTCGATAATAGCACAGGGTCGCCTACGTCCTGGCTTTGGGACTTTGGAGACGGTAATACCTCCACAGAGCAAAATCCAACCCATGTATATGATATCGGAGGAAGATATACCGTAAATCTAACTGTTAAGAATGCTGTGGGTAGTAATACAACAAGTAAGTATGGATATGTACTTGTTGGCTTGGGTGATGAACCTGTTGGTCGGGAATATTTCTCCTCAAGTGTAACATCCGGGGATGCACCACTGAAAGTAACGTTTCATGGAGGAGCCGGATATGCCAATGATTGGAGTTTTGGAGATGGTTCTCAGCAAGGTGTTGGTGAGAACCAGACAGTAGAGCACACATATCTGGAGCCCGGACAATATACCGTGAGCTTATTTGAATACAATGTCGGTGGCACAGCTGCGATAACAAAATATCATTATATTACCGTAACCGGACTTACAAGACCATATGCTTCTTTTACTTCGGAAAAGGTGTCTGTTCCAAAGTCACTGACAATAACATTTACTGATACAAGCATTGGAAAGCCTACATCCTGGTACTGGAGTTTTGGAGATGGAAATTCTTCAACCGAACAGAATCCAACCCACACATATTCTGCAGCAGGAAACTATGCGGTTTCCCTGACAGCAAGTAATGAGAACAGTACAAACTCAACGTTTAGGGTAATCGATGTATTCAAAACCACAGGACCATTTGCATATGTTACTAGTGGCAACAATATCTCCGTAATCGATACAGCCACAGACAAAGTAGTAGACATAATGGAGATAGGAAGCGGTTTAACGGGGCTTACAGTCAATTCGGAAGGAACAAGGGTATATGTGACTGACAGCAATAATGTCTCTGTAATTGATACAAACATAAGCAAGGTTATAGCCACTACTAAAGGATTAAGTTCACCTTACGCAATTGCAATTGCTCCAGACGGAAAAAAGGCATATGCTACGAACAACACCGGTGCTGTCTTTGAAAATGGCACAGTCTATGTTATTGACACAGACACTAATACTGTTACGAATACAGTTAAAGTAGGCAGCGTTCCTCATGGAGTTGCAGTTAGCCAAGATGGAGCAAAAGTTTATGTGACAAATTATTACGATATCTCTGTAATTGATACAGCAACAAACAAGGTTACATCTGTGTTCAATGCAGGACAGTATCCTGATGGAATTGCAGTTAGTCCGGATGGAACAAAGGTATATGTGACTAACGGTGGAAGCGACAATGTCTCTGTAATTGATACAGGAACAAATAATGTTATAGCTACGATACCTGTAGGAGATAATCCTGTTAGAGTTGCGGTCACTCCGGATGGAACAAAGTTATATGTGACAAACCACAAGGGAAATACCACATCTGTAATTAACACAACAACCAATACCGTAACAGCCACGGTGCCAGTGGATGGTCCCTACGGAGTATCAGTCACACCGGACGGAAAAAAAGTATATGTCACAAACCTGGGTAGCGATTTTTCCGGCAAAACTGTTTCTGTAATTGATACAGCAACAAATACTGTTATAGCTACAGTTAAAGTAGGAAGCTATCCTAGAGAAGTTGCAGTTGCTCCAGGTGGAAAATGA